The DNA region AAGCCGCCGAGGCTCTTGCCGCCGGTGGTGCCGGTCCGGCCGGCCTTCGTCATGGACCGCTCGGCCTGGTCGGCGGCGCTCTGCACGGACTTCAGGCCGCTGGTCGAGCCCTGCGCGGACGACCTGAGCTTCTTCAGCTGTCCGTCGGCGGAGCCGGTGCCGTCGCCGAGGGTCTTCACCGAGCGCCCGGCGGCGGTGGCCTGGGCGGCGAAGTCCCGCAGCGAGGTGACGGCCTGCCGAAGAGAGCCGGCGAACGTCACCACGTCACGGCCGAGTTGGACCAGCGCCCGGCCCAGCGTCAGCAGTGAGGAGGCCAGCGACTTCACGTTTCTGCCGGTGCTGCCGAACGCCTGGCCGAGCGAGCGCAGCGAGGCGCCGACGTCGCGCACCGAGCCGGCGACCGAGCGGATGCCGTCGCCGATGCCGCGGATCGCGCCGCCGATGCCGTCGATCGAGGAGACGACGTCCTTGACGCCGGTGGCGATCTTGCCGATCGCGTCGCCGACCGAGCCGATGGCCTCGGCGACGGTCCTGATCGGCTTGGCGACGGCCTCGCCGACGTCCCCGCCCAGGCCCTTGATCGCGGTGCCGATCTTCCCGATCGCGCCGGAGACGTCGGTGGCGATCTGCCGCGCGACGCCGCCGACGGCCTTGCCCGCCTTGGTGATCGCGGCGGTGACGGTCGCCAGCGGCTTGCTGACGGCGGAGGCGATCGAGGTGCCCAGGCGCTGGATCGACGTCCCGACGCCGGTCAGCGTCCGGTCCACCTCGGCGGTGATCGCCGAGCCGATGCCGGCGGTGATCTTCCTGATCTGCGCGGTGACGGCGGCGCCGATCCGCGCGAGCGGCTTCTCGATGTTCGCGGCCAGCGACGCGGCGATGGCCGCGACGGACCTGGCGAGGGCGCCGGTGGAGCCGGCCAGCCGGGCGACGGCCCGGTCCAGGCCGTCGACGGAGCGGGCCACGCCCGTCACCGCCTTGCCGATGCCGGTGATGGACTTCTCCACCGAGCCCAGGGACTGCTGGAGTCGGGCGGTGGTGCTCGCCACCCCTTCCCTGAAATCGGTGAGCACCTGTTCCGGGGGTGCAGCGGTCATGTTCGGCCTCCTTCGGCCGCGGGCGGCCGGGGGTCTGCCGCGGCCCTGCGGCGCGGCCGCGGCCGCCGCTCGGCGGACGGGCCACAGCTGCCGGACGGCGGCGGGAGGTATGATTCAGCGTTTGCCCACTGGTAAACGCGCAGGTCAAGTCCCCATTGGAGGGGACATTCCGGTCGATGGGGCCGGGCCTGGAGGAACGGCCGACCGCGTGGCGAGGGGGCTCCGCGGAGGTTGTCGCACCGGTGCGCTGTAGTGGTACGCGGGGGGACGAGACGTCCAGGGAGATGTCGGTGGGTGGGGATGACAACCAGGGGGGAACCGTCGACCCCGCGGGCGGCGGCGCCGTACCGCGGGAGCACGGCGCGGGCGAGGACGCGGGAGCGGCGGCCGGCCTCGTGCCGGGAGCGCTCCCGGCGCCGGGCGCACCGACCCGGCCCCCGGCGGCGGCCGGTACCGGGCTGCCCCGGCTGATGGCGCGGCTGGGACGGCTGCTCGAACGGCACGGGCCCGAGGGCGTCGTGGTGATGTCGGAGGAGGAGTACGAGCGGGTCCAGCACGCGACGTACGCCGCCGGCTGGCAGGACGCGGCGCAGGAGTACGGCCCGCGGATCGCCGCGGCCCGCTGGGAGGGCTGGCTCGGCCGGTGGCGGCCGATGCGGGTGATGGACGCGCCGGGCGAGGTCATCGCGTTCCCCGCGGGACAGCGGGGTGGCGAGCCGGGCGACCCGGCCGGGGAGGCGGGGCCCGCCCCGGAGGCGGGGCGCGACTCCGGGGCGGGTGGGGTGTCCGGCGGGGCATCGGGTGGGGTGCAGGGTGGGGTGTCCGGCGGGACGTCGGGTGGGGTGCCGGGTGCGGTGTCCGGCGGGACGTCGGGTGGGGTGCAGGGCGGCGTGCCGGGTGGGGTGTCCGGCGCTGCGTCGGGTGGGGTGCAGGGTGGGGTGTCCGGCGGGACGTCGGGTGGGGTGCCGGGCGGCGGTTCCGGCTCCGCGCGGGGGCGGCCCCGGGGCGGGACCCCGGTGCCGCGGCCGTTCCTGTCGCCGAAGAACCGCCGCTCGAAGTCGCCGACGATCCCCCGGCTGCCGGCGAAGGAGCCGCACCGGCCGCGCCGCGCGGCGGACGCCGCGGACGGCCCGGCGCAGGCCCGGGGCCAGCAGCAGCCGGGCCCGTCGCCCGCGTCGGCCCCGGACGAGCCGGGGGAGTGAGGCCGCGGGCGCTCGGCGAGCGCCCGCGGCGACAGCCCCCGGCCGCCGTCCGATCAGCCGAAGAAGCTCAGCAGCTCCGCGGCGGAGGGGCGGTGCGGGTGCGGGTCGGCGTCGGGGTCGGCCTCCGGGTCGCGGCGGGTGCCGTCCGGCCGGGGGAGCGGGGCCGGCGGGTCGGTCGCGTCGGCGTCCTCGTCGCTGTTGACGCGCGCGAACATCCAGTTGGCGGCGGTGAGATGGTCCACGGCGGCGGCCAGCAGGTGGTCGGTCACCGTCCAGTCGGCGGCCTCCCCGTACAGCTCGCGGTGGACCGCGCTGTCCCGCGGCAGGTGCCGGACCAGCACCGCGAGGCGCCGGCTGGAGAGCCGGCCGCGGTGCCGGTCGAGCAGGTCCACCCCGTAGAACCTGAGCAGGTCCGCTTCCAGGGCCTCGGCGTGTTCTTCGGCGAACTCGTCGAGGCTCAGCCTTCCCCCAGGCCGAGCCCGGTCTCCTTGCCGTAGGCCTCCAGGATGGCGGCGACGTCCTGCATGGTCAGCTCGTGCTGCTCGAAGCGCGGGTACTGCTCGTCGCCGAGGAGGAGCCGGAGCAGCCCGTCCACGTCGTTGTCGTCGAGCGCGCGCAGCTGCCGGGCGACGGTGCGCGGCAGCTCGGTGGGCAACTCGAAGGACTCGTCGTCCAGTTCGAAGGACCAGGTGCGGCCGAGCGCCTCCTGGCGCTGGGCGCGGGCGGCGTTGACGTTGAAGGACATGGCTTCCTCTCGGGAATGACGGGTGGGTGCGCGGATGCGGCGGACGGTGCGCGGGGCGGCGGGAGTGCCGCCGCCCCGCGCCGGGCGGTCGGTCAGGCGGCCGGCGCGGCGTAGGCCGCGTCCTTCATGTAGAAGGTGGCCAGCGGGTCGGTCCCGTTGTTCAGCGCGGTGAAGGTGACGCCGAGCTGGGCCGCGGCCTTGCGGGCCAGCTTGATGTCGTCGCTCGCGGTGACCTGGCCGCGCGGGATGACGAAGCGGTACGTCACCGCGCCGCCGTCGGTGAACTCCAGGCCGAGCGCGCGCTCGTCCGCGCCGGGGCCGTCGGCCAGGTCGTAGCGGTAGACGTCGCCGGTCGCGCCGGAGACCGCGGCGACCTTGCCGCCGCCCATGAACAGCGGCAGCGTGTCGGCGTTGAACTGGAGCAGCGAGAACTTCAGCGTCAGGTCCCGGTCGGAGTAGACGAAGCGCACCGGGCTGACCGCCTGCCAGGTGTCGACCGGGTCGAGCTTGTCCTTCTTGCTGAAGGTCACGCCGTCGGACGAGGTGAAGCCGAGGTCGGTCCAGCCGGTCCAGTCGGCGCTCCCGTCCGCGCTGAACGTGCTCGGCGCGGTGGCGCCGATGGCCCCGACCAGGACGCGGCCGGTGCCGGCGATGCGGATCTCGGAGGAGTTGTTGCTGTTCGCCATGGTGTTCTCCCAGGGGTGGTGGATACGGCAGAGGCCCCGCCGGGCGGCGGGGCCTCGTCTGTGGGGCGCGGGGGTCGCGCCGGGGCGCGCGGTGGGCCTTCGCGGCCCGCGCCGGCGGTCAGCGGACGTCGAGCGCGAGCTTGATCACGCACACGTAGCGGTTGGCCGCGCGGTAGAGGTAGTCGGGCATCCAGCGCGGCCCGTCCTGCTCGACGACGTCGGTGAACGTGGTCCCGCCGTACGTGCCGCCGAGGGTGGCGAGCAGCGCGTGGCGGGCGGCGTTGGCCAGGATCGAGGCGCTGGCCTTGTCCGGGCCGTAGACCTCCAGCTGCATCATCGGGTTGTCCAGGTACAGGTCGCCGACCCAGGTGCCGCCCAGCCGGCTGACCAGCACGGCGCTCTGCGTCCCGTCGAACCCGGCCGGGGCGTCCCGGCTGACCTCGGCGGCGCCCAGGGACGGGTCGCTCTTCAGGATGTCCACGACGAGCTTCTCGACGTCGGGGAAGGCGATCGGGGGGGTCGTCATGACGGTGTCACCTCGTGGAGGGTGGTCGCGGTGTCGCGGCGGACTCGCGCCCGGTCGCGACGGTGGCGTGGCCCCGTCCCGCGGCGGGGGCTCGGTCGCGGGGCGTGCCGGGCCGGGGCCCTCGCCGGAGGGAGCGGTACGGCCTGCGGCCCGGCACGCGAAGACGGCGGGCCCCGCCCTTGCGGGCACAGCTCCGCCGTCCCCTCAACTGTTCCTCATTTCGCGCGCGCACGCAACCACTCTCGGATCGGGCCTCCCGAGACCCCGGCGCAGCCCCCCGCGACACGGCTGCGCCGGGCGTCGAGATCGGGGGCGCGGGGAAAGCCGTACTGCCCGTTCGGGGCGGGGCATGGCGACGGCCCCCGGGGGAAGACCGGGGGCCGGGAGCGGAGCGGTGGTCAGGGCGGTGGGTCAGGACAGCGGGTCAGGGCGGCGGGTCAGGCCGGCGGGTCAGGACGGCGCCTTGGGGGACGAGGGGCGCCGCGTTCCGCCGTGCGCGGCACGTTCCGCCGCGAAGACGTCCTCCAGCCGGAACACGTGTGCCCGTCCCACCTTCCCCGCCGCGGTCAGATACCCGAGACGCACCCACGTGCGAAGCGTCGCCGGCGCGACGCCGACCTCCCGCGCGGCCAGCGCCGCGGGCAGCATCACGGCCCCACCTCCATCGCCCGCGCGAACCGCGCCATCTCCGCGGGCCCGACCCCGAGCGCCGCCCACTCGCCCTCCGGCCAGACGTGGCGGTACGCCGGATCGTCCCGGCACCCGCACTCCGCGACCGCGCACCTGCACCCGGGGTTCACACACAGCACCGCCCGCCGCGCGGGGAACGCCCGCAGCGACACCGAGGCGCACCAGGGACACCGCCCCGGCACCCGTACGATCTGCTCCGCGTCGCCCAGCGCCCGCGCGCAGCGCCGCGCCATCCGCCGCGCCTCGTCCCGCACATGGCGGGCCAGCACCGGGTGCGCCGCGACCGCGTCCAGCAACGCGCCGATCCGGCGCAGCCGTTCGGGCACCCGCGCCCGGCGCGGCAGCGGCAGGCCGAGCTTCGCGTGCACCGCCTCCTCCAACTCCACGACGCCGTCGGTGATGTCGCGGATCGCGTCGGAGACGTGCAGCCGCAGCGGCGCGGCGCTGTGGCCGGGCACGGCCAGTCCGTGCCGCTGCCGCACCAGCAGCGCGTCCTGGCGCTCGGCGCGCAGCAGGGCGGCCTCGGCGGCCCTGGCCCGTTCGCCCTCCCGGCCGCCGCGGTCGTCCGCGCCGCGCTCCGGCTCGCGTGGCCGCGCGCCGCGTCCGGGCGCCAGCTCCTCGATCAGCTCCGGGAACTGGCGGACCAGCATCCCGATCCACAGCGCCGCGTCGCCGACCGTGCCGGCCGACTCCGCCGTGCCGCCCGCCTCGTCACCTTGCTGCTCAGACATCCGTACCCCTTTCACCCGCACCCCTCTCGCCTGTGGTCGCGCCGACGCCGACCGCCGCGCCCGCCGTGCCGCCCGCGCCCGAGGCGCGCCTCGCGCGCACCGCGCCCGCCGCGCCCGCCGCCTCCGTACGCACCGAACCGGCTTGCGCCGCGCGGCCGTTGCGCCACAACCGGCCGGCGCACACGCCGTCGAACCAGGACGCCGCCGGCGCCACCGTCTCCTCGCACTCGCGCCGCACCGTGCACACCGCACACGCGCGCAGCGCGGGCTCGGCGTCGGCGGCGCGGCGGGCGAAGACCGCGGCCGCGGGGAGACCTCGGCAGGCGGCGGCGGCCTGCCAGGACAGAGCAGGGAGGGACATGGAACCTCCGGATGGGTCCGCCGTCGCTGTGCGCGACGGGGCAACCACGGTGACATCATGCGTGCGAGCGCGCAACTAATTGGCCGTCCGCGCGGCGCGGCGGACGTGCCCAGCGCGCCCCGGGGTCCCGCCCCGCGCGCCCCAACGCACCCCTGCGCACCCCCGGCGCGGGTCCCGCGCGCACCGGCCGCGCGCTCCTTCCCGGAATCCCGCGCGCTCCCGCCCCGCGCGCCCTCCGGGATCGCCCGCCGCACCTCCGCCCCCTCGCCGTCCCACCGATCGCGTGCGCCCCGCAGGTAAACGGAACGGGTCCGTCTCCAGAGAACCTCCACGAATTGCGTGCGAGAAGGCACGTAATTCCGTGCGCGCAAGCGCGCTAAGCTGGATGCCCCTGGAGGGAGCAGGTGCATGACCACCACCCAAGAACTTGACGCCTTCGCGAGCTGGGTCGAGGACCTGATGCGCAGGCGCGGATACGACATCGACAGCCCCCGCGGCGGCGGCAAGTCGCGCATCGCGGACGAGGCCGGTGTGCACCGCGCCGCGGTCACCCGGCTGCTGCAGCGGCAGAGCATGCCGGACCTGGAGACCACCCGGCGGCTGGCCCGGGTGCTCGGCGTGCCGGTGCGCGACATGCTGATCCGCTCCGGCCGGCTGACCGCGGAGGAGCTGCCGCTGCCCGCCGCCGGCTCCGCAGGCGACGCCGCGGACCTCGACGCCGACGGCCCGCCCACGCTGGAGGAACTGGCCGAGGTGCTCGGCGTGCCCGCAGACCGGCGTGACATGTTCGTCAAGGTGATCGGCCAGTTCCTGCCGGCCGAGGCCGGGGAGCCGCCGCGCGAGGGCACCGCCCCGGCCGGCCACCGTCCCTGAGCCGGCCCTGAAACGTCCCTGATGTCTGCCCGCACACCGCTCGCACCGCCCGCCCCCCGGGCATGATGGAAGCATGCTGGCGGGTGACGCGGACCGGGAGCGCGCGGTGGACGTCCTCAAGGACGCCTTCACCGAGGGGCGGCTGACCCGGGACGAGTACGACGAGCGGCTCGGCCGCGCTTACGCCGCGCGGACCCACCAGGACCTGGCGCTGCTCACCGGCGACCTGCCCGGCCCGCCGCCGCGCGCCTTCCCGCCGCCGCGCGCCTTCCGGCCGCCGCTGCCGCCGCGCACCAACTCCTACGCGGTGGCCTCGCTCAGCTGCGGGATCGCCGGGACCTTCCTCGGCCTGCCGGCCGTCCCCGCGGTGGTGCTCGGCCACATGGCCAGGCGCCGGATACGGCAGACCGGCGAGCAGGGCGACGGCCTCGCGGTCGCCGGCCTCGTCCTCGGCTACACCGTCTGCGCCCTGCTGGCCGCCGTCCTCGCCCTCCTCGTCGTGGTCGCGGTCCTCGTCGCGACCTGAGACCCTGGGACGCGGGAGCGTCGCCGCGCGAGCCCGCCCCCGGCGGGCCCGGCCCGGCCGCCCGGCCCGGGGTTCCGGCCGGATCACGGGCGTGTCCGGCCCGTACGCATTTGTTTTGACCCCAGCGAATGCGATAGGTACGCTCTGACCTTGTGCCTGGGGTGTGCCCGGGTTCTTGTGCGTGCCATCGGGCCGCACGGGAGCGCCGAGGCCGTGACACCCGCACCTCCGCACCTTTCCGGACGCTTCGGATACGTGTGGGGTGTGCGACACACCCGACCGCGTGGGTCGGTCCCCAGGTTAGTTCCATCGAGATCGGCACACAGAAACCGGAGAAACGGTGCCTACGATCCAGCAGCTGGTCCGCAAGGGCCGGCAGGACAAGGTCGAGAAGAACAAGACGCCCGCGCTGAAGGGCTCGCCCCAGCGCCGCGGCGTCTGCACGCGTGTCTACACGACCACCCCCAAGAAGCCGAACTCGGCGCTGCGGAAGGTCGCACGTGTGCGTCTGACCAGCGGTATCGAGGTCACCGCTTACATCCCGGGTGAGGGTCACAACCTGCAGGAGCACTCGATCGTGCTCGTGCGCGGCGGTCGTGTGAAGGACCTGCCGGGTGTTCGCTACAAGATCATCCGCGGCTCGCTCGACACGCAGGGCGTCAAGAACCGCAAGCAGGCCCGCAGCCGCTACGGCGCCAAGAAGGAGAAGTAAGCATGCCTCGTAAGGGTCCTGCCCCGAAGCGCCCGGTCATCGTCGACCCGGTCTACGGCTCTCCTCTGGTGACGTCCCTCGTCAACAAGATCCTCCTGCACGGCAAGCGGTCCACCGCCGAGCGCATCGTGTACGGCGCCCTGGAGGGCCTGCGCGAGAAGTCCGGCACCGACCCGGTCATCACGCTCAAGCGCGCGCTGGAGAACATCAAGCCCACCCTTGAGGTCAAGTCCCGCCGCGTCGGCGGCGCGACCTACCAGGTGCCGGTCGAGGTCCGCCCGGGCCGCCAGAACACCCTGGCGCTGCGCTGGCTGGTCGGCTACTCCCGCGCCCGTCGCGAGAAGACCATGACCGAGCGGCTGATGAACGAGATCCTCGACGCCAGCAACGGCCTCGGCGCCTCCGTGAAGCGCCGCGAGGACACGCACAAGATGGCCGAGTCCAACAAGGCCTTCGCGCACTACCGCTGGTAGTCGTACACCCCATCGAGAACCGAGAGAAGACTGAGCCACATGGCCACCACTTCGCTTGACCTGGCCAGGGTCCGCAACATCGGGATCATGGCCCACATCGACGCGGGCAAGACGACGACCACCGAGCGGATCCTGTTCTACACCGGTGTTTCGTACAAGATCGGCGAAGTCCACGACGGCGCCGCCACCATGGACTGGATGGAGCAGGAGCAGGAGCGCGGCATCACGATCACGTCCGCCGCGACGACCTGTCACTGGCCGCTCGAGGACGTCGACCACACCATCAACATCATCGACACGCCCGGCCACGTCGACTTCACCGTCGAGGTCGAGCGCTCGCTGCGCGTCCTCGACGGCGCGGTCACCGTGTTCGACGGTGTCGCCGGTGTGGAGCCGCAGTCCGAGACGGTGTGGCGCCAGGCCGACCGCTACGGCGTGCCGCGCATCTGCTTCGTCAACAAGCTCGACCGCACCGGCGCGGAGTTCCACCGCTGCGTCGACATGATCGTGGACCGCCTCGGCGCGACCCCGCTGGTCATGCAGCTGCCGATCGGCGCCGAGGCCGACTTCAAGGGCGTGGTCGACCTCGTCCAGATGAAGGCCCTGGTGTGGTCCGCCGAGGCGACCAAGGGCGAGATGTACGACGTCGTCGACATCCCGGCCACCCACACCGAGGCGGCCGACGAGTGGCGCGGCAAGCTGCTGGAGGCCGTCGCCGAGAACGACGACGAGATGATGGAGCTGTACCTGGAGGGCACCGAGCCCACCATCGAGCAGCTGTACGCGGCGATCCGCCGCATCACCATCAACTCCGGCAAGGGCGGCGGCACCACCGTCACCCCCGTGTTCTGCGGCACCGCGTT from Actinacidiphila sp. DG2A-62 includes:
- a CDS encoding DUF1707 and DUF4190 domain-containing protein; this encodes MLAGDADRERAVDVLKDAFTEGRLTRDEYDERLGRAYAARTHQDLALLTGDLPGPPPRAFPPPRAFRPPLPPRTNSYAVASLSCGIAGTFLGLPAVPAVVLGHMARRRIRQTGEQGDGLAVAGLVLGYTVCALLAAVLALLVVVAVLVAT
- the rpsL gene encoding 30S ribosomal protein S12, yielding MPTIQQLVRKGRQDKVEKNKTPALKGSPQRRGVCTRVYTTTPKKPNSALRKVARVRLTSGIEVTAYIPGEGHNLQEHSIVLVRGGRVKDLPGVRYKIIRGSLDTQGVKNRKQARSRYGAKKEK
- a CDS encoding phage tail tube protein is translated as MANSNNSSEIRIAGTGRVLVGAIGATAPSTFSADGSADWTGWTDLGFTSSDGVTFSKKDKLDPVDTWQAVSPVRFVYSDRDLTLKFSLLQFNADTLPLFMGGGKVAAVSGATGDVYRYDLADGPGADERALGLEFTDGGAVTYRFVIPRGQVTASDDIKLARKAAAQLGVTFTALNNGTDPLATFYMKDAAYAAPAA
- a CDS encoding helix-turn-helix domain-containing protein → MTTTQELDAFASWVEDLMRRRGYDIDSPRGGGKSRIADEAGVHRAAVTRLLQRQSMPDLETTRRLARVLGVPVRDMLIRSGRLTAEELPLPAAGSAGDAADLDADGPPTLEELAEVLGVPADRRDMFVKVIGQFLPAEAGEPPREGTAPAGHRP
- the rpsG gene encoding 30S ribosomal protein S7 translates to MPRKGPAPKRPVIVDPVYGSPLVTSLVNKILLHGKRSTAERIVYGALEGLREKSGTDPVITLKRALENIKPTLEVKSRRVGGATYQVPVEVRPGRQNTLALRWLVGYSRARREKTMTERLMNEILDASNGLGASVKRREDTHKMAESNKAFAHYRW